In the Candidatus Bathyarchaeia archaeon genome, AGCAAAGCACCATTTTCGTACCAGCCATAAAACGCCACTCCCCGCGCGGCTTCCTCTGAGAGCTCTTGGGCGGTGATGTAGGGTTCGCGCCACATGTCTTGAGGAATCACGCCCTTGTAAGCCTGCGCGGCATCGTTAATCACGTCTAAAACGGCGTTAAACTCAGAAGGAAAAACCCTTCTAATCACATCAACACCTCGGGGAGTTAGATTTTTTCTTGCGGCTTGGATTTTTCTCCGTCTAAAACTTTTTCAACCAGCCGCTTAAAAAACGACTGCGCCTGCATCTCGGTGTATTTCTCTAAGTAAACAGAGACCAGAGCGATTTTGCCTTTTTTGGTGGCGATGTACTCGGAGAACATACGCGCGGAAATCTCGTTCTTGTTACCCACCAGAATCGAAGAGGTAGCTACATAGCTGAGGCTGTCGCTGGGTTTAGGCACGGCAATGGCTAAGGTGCCCAGTTTGTCTTCGCTTTCGCTGAGCAGTACGAGCACGCTGTTTTTGGCTTCGACATAGACGGCTAAAAACTGGGTTTCCTGCTCAGTTATGGCTTCTTTAATTACGTTGGCTCGGTCATCCATGCTGATGCCTCTGTTCTCATGTGTTTTGAGCGGGTAGTGATGTGTAGGAACTACTTAAAAAACTAACACTTCAAGCTTCACGTATGAAGTAAGGCTTAAGGTTCAACGCTAAAACAAGCAAACCCCAGCGGATAAGCTACAGCAGTGCTCAGCCACCGTTGTCAGCATGTTTAGTTCTTAATACAAACTCTTTAATGCCGCCTCGTAATAGTTTTCATCCCCACACTTTAGCTGAGGAATGAGAGCGTTGCCGCTGAAACTGGAAAACTTGGACTTTCGTTTTGAAAATTCCCGCGTGAAAGTAATTGCTAACCGCAATTACCCAGAGATGAAGCTGGCAGGCATCAAAGTCGGTCCGTTTCAGGAAGGCAACGAATACGACGTGTACAACTGGATAGGTGAAGCCCTCGCCGAAGCGGGCATCGTGCACTTCCGGGAAGAAGACAATCTTGACGCAACCAAACTCTACAAGGTCCAGTGGAAAGAACGCGTGCAAGTCGCAGGGCAAATCAGCGAGTTACCTGAAGATTTTTACCCTAAAATCCGCCGCTACCTCAAAGAGCTCAAACAAGACTTCGCACAGCAACCCGAAAAAATTCAGACCTACCAGCGAACCAAGCACCTCGCCGACGACATTGTAAATTCCCGCCTCAAAAAAATCGTGACCCTCTCAGCGGTGCCCATCCAAGGAGAACAAATCATAAACAAACTAACCGCGGAAGAACGGCTAATTTACCTGCAGTTGGCAAGAATCGTCAGCGAATGGAAAGCCCACATCCTGCAACATGAAGCAACCTAAAAAGGGGACTTAAGGTATGGCAAGAGAAGATTCATCTGACCCACAAGAGCGTTTTCTGGAATTTTTCAAAAAAGAGACGTACCGAGAAAAAATCGGTCAGATGGCAATCCAAGGCAGAGAAAGCTTCACTGTTGACTTTGAAGACCTTTTTGCGTTTGACCAAAAACTCGCCGAAACCCTGCTGGATAAACCCGACGAGTACCTCCAGCACGCCAACAACGCCGCCTACGCCCAGTTAATCATTGAAGACCGCGAATACGCCGAGAGAACCGAAAAAATCACGGTACGCATAGTCAACCTGCTGGGCAGAGAACAGCTCCGCAAACTAGGCAGCAAACAAATGGGCAAACTGGTCATGCTTGAAGCCATCGTTGTCCGCGCCACCCCCGTCCGACCCATGGTCATGGTAGCCGCCTTCAAATGCAAACGATGCGGCACCGTCAACCGCGTCGAACAGTCAGGCCAATTCCTCAAGGCACCAGCAGTCTGCAGCAGCCCCGACTGCAGCAAAGACGGCCCCTTCGAATTCATGCAAGACGACTCCGCATTCATCGACAGCCAAGACCTGCGCCTGCAGGAACGCCCCGAAGACCTCCCCCCAGGGCAACTGCCCCGAATGTTAGCCGTCAAACTAATCGGCAGCGAAGTCGTCGACGTGGCTCGACCAGGCGACCACGTTAGCATCGTAGGTATAGTGCACGCCTTCGCCCCCAGCCGCCCTGGCATCGGCAAGCTCCGCACCTTCATTTTGCAGTTGGACGCCAACAGCATCGAGGTTATGGGAAAAGAACCCGAAACCACAATCATAACCAAAGAGGAAGAAGAAAAAATCCTCGCCTTAGCCAGAGACCCCCAAGTTCACAAGAAACTCACCAGCAGCATCGCCCCCAGCATCTTCGGTTACAGCCACATCAAAGAAGCCATCCTGTACCTGCTCTGCGGCGGCTGCAGCAAAACCTTGCCTGATGTAAACGTCAGAGGCGAAATGAATGCACTTTTGATCGGCGATCCTGGAACCGCCAAAAGCCAGATGCTGCAGTACGTGTCCAGGATTGCTCCGCGGGGCTTGTACACTTCAGGCAGAGGCACCACCGCGGCAGGTTTAACGGCGGCTGTGGTCCGAGAGAAGGGCGGCTCCATGTCGTTGGAAGCAGGCGCGCTGGTACTAGCCGACAAAGGAATTGCCTGTATCGACGAAATGGACAAGATGCGTCCGGAAGACCGCGTTGCCATCCACGAAGCCATGGAACAGCACACGGTTTCCGTCGCAAAAGGCGGCATCGTCGCCACACTT is a window encoding:
- a CDS encoding minichromosome maintenance protein MCM, whose protein sequence is MAREDSSDPQERFLEFFKKETYREKIGQMAIQGRESFTVDFEDLFAFDQKLAETLLDKPDEYLQHANNAAYAQLIIEDREYAERTEKITVRIVNLLGREQLRKLGSKQMGKLVMLEAIVVRATPVRPMVMVAAFKCKRCGTVNRVEQSGQFLKAPAVCSSPDCSKDGPFEFMQDDSAFIDSQDLRLQERPEDLPPGQLPRMLAVKLIGSEVVDVARPGDHVSIVGIVHAFAPSRPGIGKLRTFILQLDANSIEVMGKEPETTIITKEEEEKILALARDPQVHKKLTSSIAPSIFGYSHIKEAILYLLCGGCSKTLPDVNVRGEMNALLIGDPGTAKSQMLQYVSRIAPRGLYTSGRGTTAAGLTAAVVREKGGSMSLEAGALVLADKGIACIDEMDKMRPEDRVAIHEAMEQHTVSVAKGGIVATLNARTAVLAAANPALGRYEPHRTVAENISLPVTILSRFDIIFVLRDVPDREADGKMSQHILEIHQRGISPVEAPVDAEFLRKYISYAKSIQPELSNDALNRLREFYLAMRSASESEGSPVAITARQLESLVRVAEARARSALRKEVTGEDAEAAITLMRRSLEEVGIDMSSYKMDIDIIMTGRPKSVRDKLQVVLSAVVDMERETGTVEKDALVAVLEEKHKLSRSEIERMIGQLLREGTLYEPGEGRLKKT